The following DNA comes from Bacillota bacterium.
CGCATACGCTGCTGTCAGAAGCCTGGCAAGACCGATATATTCAGGCTTAGCCGGTATCTTTATGCTTGTCAGCTGGTTTACAACCTTCACCTATGAACCTTTCAAACTATTGATGGCCTCTTCTTCTGTAGCAAAGATGGGGAATACCTTAACAAGGCCTGTTATTCTAAAAATCTTGAGGATGTTTTCCTGTGTGCAAACCAAAGAGATTGAGCCCTGGTGAGACTTGACTCGCTTAAGACCCCCTACAAGTACGCCTAAGCCGGAGCTATCCATAAATTCCACTTTCTGCAGGTCTATAATGATATTATACTTGCCCTCATCTACTAGATCGATTAATCGGCTCTTAAGCTTAGGCGCTGTATATACATCAACCTCTCCTTCGAGAACGATTATCCCGATTCCGTTAACCTCTTTACTTTCGATCTTTAAATCCACCATGCCACCTCCTGAAGTATTCATGACAGTTATACCACGTAGAATTTACCGCT
Coding sequences within:
- a CDS encoding STAS domain-containing protein, encoding MVDLKIESKEVNGIGIIVLEGEVDVYTAPKLKSRLIDLVDEGKYNIIIDLQKVEFMDSSGLGVLVGGLKRVKSHQGSISLVCTQENILKIFRITGLVKVFPIFATEEEAINSLKGS